The Meiothermus ruber DSM 1279 genome includes the window AAGGGAGTAGAAAAGCATTTCGGTAGTATCGTTTAGGCTTGTCAAAGCGAGCGATGCTACCGAAATGCGTATTATTTCTGCCAGAATAGCCCCTGACGCTAGAAGGTGAGGTAAGCCCCTGAACTTCTTGTGAAAAGAAGTACAATCAAACAAGGGGACAAAAGTCCTCAGCGGGTTGAGGCGGAGTTCCCAGGGAGGCATTGGATGGCGAATAAACACGTGGTGGTGCTGGGGGCTGGCTTTGCTGGCTTACACGCGGTGCGCGAGCTTTCCCGCGAACCAGGGGTGCGGGTCACGCTGGTAGACCGTAATAACTATCATCTGTTCCAGCCGCTCTTGTACCAGGTAGCCACCGCTGGCCTCGAGGCCCCCCAGATAGCTTTTCCCATACGAGCCTTCCTCCGCAAACACAAGAACGCCCGCTTTTTACTGGGCTCGGCCGAGGGTGTAGATCCCCGGGCCAGGGTCTTGTGGGTGGAAGGCCGGCCCATCACCTACGACTATCTGATTGTGGGCACCGGCGCCCGCACCAACGACTTTGGCCTGCCGGGCGTGGCCCGGTATGGCTACGGCCTTAAAAACCTCGACGACGCCATGAAGATCCGTGATCGGATTCTCTCGGCCTGCGAGGAGGCGGTGCGCACCCCCGACCCCGCACGGCGCAAGGCGCTACTGACCTTTGTGGTGGTGGGGGGTGGGCCCACCGGGGTGGAGCTGGCGGGGGCGCTGGGGGAACTGCGCCGCCACGTGGCCTCGAGGGACTACCCCGACCTCGACCTGTCGGAGTTTCGGGTTGTGCTGATCGAGGCCGGCCCCCGCCTGCTGGAGGCTTTTGCGCCTTCGTCGGCCCAGTACGCGCAGCGCTTCCTGGAAAAGCTGGGGGTGGAGCTGATGCTGGGCGAGCAGGTGGTGGAAGTGACCCCCAATGCCGTCCGGCTGCGAAGCGGCCTTAACCTGCCCTGCTTTACCGTGGTCTGGAGCGCTGGGGTGACGGGGCAGGTGCTGCCTGGGCTAACCCCGGCTCGAGGAAACCGCATAGCCACCACCCCGGAGCTTTATGTGCCCGATTACCCCTCGATTTATGTGGTGGGAGACTTGAATTATCTGGAATACCGCGATGGCCGCCCCCATCCCCAGGTGGCTCCTGCGGCCATGCAGCAAGGGGCGCTGGCTGCTCGCAATATCCTGCGTGAGTTGCATGGTCAGGAGAAACGACCTTTCAAATACAAGGAAAAAGGCAGCATGGCTACCCTGGGGCGCAGCCACGCCATCGCCGAGATCGGCAACCTGAAGATGCGCGGCTTCCCGGCCTGGGGGGCCTGGCTGGCGGTGCACCTTTACTACCTGATCGGTTTCCGTAACCGCATGATGGTGCTTTCCAACTGGGCTTATAGCTACTTCACCTACGACTATGCGGTGCGGATTATGCACAACCGCCACAGCTTTGCAGAGCAAGGTGAGCCGGTGGGGGATTCGGTGCGGCTATAAATATAGACTGGCACGGTTGTATTAGGGTTAGGATGGTGCCTGCAACAACCCCTTAGCCCTGGCCCTTTACTTGAGGAGCGAGGTCGGCCAGTTCGAATATGATCTTGCTTCAATAAGCTCAGCGACGTGCTACGAGGTTGTTTACAAACCGATATTGAGAAACAACAAGAAAGGCCCACTGGCTGAGGGTGGGCCTTTTGCTGAGATTTGCAGGCTGTTGGTGCTGCGTTACTGTCCGCTGAATCCGGCGGGGATCTCGCTCAGGCGCACCTCGTCCAGAGCGATCTCGCAATGGAACAGCCCGCTTGGAGCCTGGTGCATAGCCCCCATCCAGAGGGCGATGGCGTTGGTCAGGCCGGTGGGGGCGGTAAAGGTGCCCGCGGGCGTTCCGTTTACGAAGAAGGCCCCCAGGCTGCCGTCCACCCTGACCTTTAGCTCCGTCCAGGTGCCGGTGTTATTGTTGGGGTCATAGTTGGCGGGGAAGGGTGTTGTTCCGGTGAAGGTCATGCCATTCAAACGCACCACCGGGCGCACCTGGCCTAGGCCCACGCCCTCTAGGTAAAGGGCGTAGCCCGTCCCCGTGTTTGGATCCCACTTGTCCACCACCGGGTAGTAGGCCCCCACCCCGCACTGCACCGGGGCTACCCAGGCTTCCATAACGAATCGGGCCGGGGTGAGGTCAGGGGTGCTGGGCACCTCCACATAGCTATCCCCGTTCCCTGGGAAGTACAGCGCGCCACCGGAATGCCCAGGCACCCTCCAGGGGCCGCCTGGGTTGAAG containing:
- a CDS encoding NAD(P)/FAD-dependent oxidoreductase — protein: MANKHVVVLGAGFAGLHAVRELSREPGVRVTLVDRNNYHLFQPLLYQVATAGLEAPQIAFPIRAFLRKHKNARFLLGSAEGVDPRARVLWVEGRPITYDYLIVGTGARTNDFGLPGVARYGYGLKNLDDAMKIRDRILSACEEAVRTPDPARRKALLTFVVVGGGPTGVELAGALGELRRHVASRDYPDLDLSEFRVVLIEAGPRLLEAFAPSSAQYAQRFLEKLGVELMLGEQVVEVTPNAVRLRSGLNLPCFTVVWSAGVTGQVLPGLTPARGNRIATTPELYVPDYPSIYVVGDLNYLEYRDGRPHPQVAPAAMQQGALAARNILRELHGQEKRPFKYKEKGSMATLGRSHAIAEIGNLKMRGFPAWGAWLAVHLYYLIGFRNRMMVLSNWAYSYFTYDYAVRIMHNRHSFAEQGEPVGDSVRL
- a CDS encoding LamG-like jellyroll fold domain-containing protein, which gives rise to MFIHTWIKVHGALLLLAALVACTGPSQVCTGPTCPVAHWPLDELPGATSVADAVQNPIYNTGLPKPGAVQNPFNPGGPWRVPGHSGGALYFPGNGDSYVEVPSTPDLTPARFVMEAWVAPVQCGVGAYYPVVDKWDPNTGTGYALYLEGVGLGQVRPVVRLNGMTFTGTTPFPANYDPNNNTGTWTELKVRVDGSLGAFFVNGTPAGTFTAPTGLTNAIALWMGAMHQAPSGLFHCEIALDEVRLSEIPAGFSGQ